One Alicyclobacillus acidoterrestris DNA window includes the following coding sequences:
- the cyoE gene encoding heme o synthase → MLQVDRVYCTVRGDSAVFTAFKFRFEKEVICMQANGMAIDESRAQELAAKATFRDYMSIMKWGITIANLLATFAGMWVASHGHPSPLALLFTLVGTALVVAGGAALNNYYDRDIDQLMDRTKHKRAVAQGKVAPGAALAIGLSMSAVGLGVLFFLIDWQAAACAFVGLFVYSYLYTVWFKRHTTLNTVLGGVSGAMPPLIGWAAGSGGSLGLGAWALFFTFFLWQPPHFLPLAMKKTEDYRAAGIPMLPVVAGFRETKRQIAIYTAAMLPVSLMLTTLHYEGWIYFIVMAVLGIIFLVQAIRGLFIPEEQDLIWANKVFRFSLVYLMALCIVLVVSVSVF, encoded by the coding sequence ATGCTGCAAGTAGATAGAGTTTACTGTACAGTTCGCGGCGATAGTGCGGTGTTTACCGCCTTCAAGTTTCGTTTTGAAAAGGAAGTGATTTGCATGCAGGCAAATGGGATGGCGATTGATGAGTCGCGCGCTCAGGAACTCGCGGCGAAGGCCACATTTCGCGATTATATGTCCATCATGAAGTGGGGCATCACCATCGCTAATTTGTTGGCGACGTTTGCGGGTATGTGGGTGGCCTCGCACGGGCATCCATCGCCCTTGGCTCTTTTATTCACGCTCGTCGGGACGGCTTTGGTCGTGGCTGGTGGGGCAGCACTCAACAACTATTATGATCGCGATATTGACCAATTGATGGACCGCACCAAACACAAGCGCGCGGTCGCGCAAGGGAAGGTAGCGCCAGGTGCAGCGTTGGCAATAGGCCTGTCGATGAGCGCAGTCGGACTCGGCGTGCTTTTCTTCCTTATTGACTGGCAGGCGGCAGCTTGTGCTTTTGTTGGACTGTTCGTCTACTCGTATCTCTACACGGTGTGGTTTAAGCGACACACGACGCTGAATACTGTGCTTGGCGGCGTATCTGGTGCCATGCCGCCGCTCATCGGCTGGGCTGCGGGCAGTGGCGGATCATTAGGGTTAGGCGCTTGGGCTTTGTTCTTTACGTTTTTCTTGTGGCAGCCGCCACACTTTTTGCCGCTGGCGATGAAAAAGACGGAGGACTACCGCGCGGCGGGGATTCCCATGCTGCCTGTAGTGGCAGGATTCCGTGAGACGAAACGCCAGATTGCCATCTACACAGCCGCGATGTTACCTGTGTCCTTGATGCTGACCACGTTGCATTACGAAGGTTGGATTTATTTTATCGTCATGGCCGTCTTGGGCATTATTTTTCTCGTCCAAGCCATTCGCGGACTCTTTATTCCTGAGGAACAAGACCTCATTTGGGCCAACAAAGTATTTCGGTTTTCGTTGGTCTATTTGATGGCCCTGTGTATTGTTCTTGTGGTGTCAGTATCCGTTTTTTAA
- a CDS encoding BaiN/RdsA family NAD(P)/FAD-dependent oxidoreductase, producing MSRLKYDVIVVGAGPAGLMAAIAAKEMGARVALIEKGNKPGRKLGISGGGRCNVTNAKPLPELMENIPGNARFLHSALTRFSNQDIMIFFEGLGIRLKEENRGRVFPVSDKAATVVKAIVDKVYTSGVDVMLDTPVARLLARDGQITGVRLTRGQTVEAPAIVIATGGCSVPKTGSTGDAYPWVQAFGHTIVAPYPTEVPLTSDEPFIVERKLQGLSLRGIDATVWDDTRKKRLTTEHGDMLFTHLGLSGPAALRCSHYVSTARRKNPQVSLSVTLDLSPTSPRPALEQTLAAGRKHHPRRSIATHLGEMFPERLVDFILHKASVPASTQLANLSKVHLDAITASIKACPIHITGTLPLEQATVTGGGVSVKEIDPKTMQSKLVRGLYFAGEVMDVHAHTGGYNITVAFSTGHLAGQSAAEQVLSASPAPAP from the coding sequence ATGAGTCGGTTGAAATATGACGTCATTGTCGTAGGTGCAGGCCCTGCTGGCCTGATGGCGGCTATCGCCGCAAAGGAAATGGGCGCTCGTGTCGCCTTAATTGAAAAAGGAAATAAGCCTGGTCGCAAACTCGGCATCTCTGGAGGAGGCCGCTGCAACGTCACCAACGCCAAGCCGCTTCCAGAACTGATGGAGAACATCCCTGGCAATGCCCGCTTTCTCCACTCCGCGCTGACCCGATTTTCCAACCAGGATATTATGATATTTTTCGAGGGACTCGGCATCCGCTTGAAAGAGGAAAATAGGGGTCGCGTCTTTCCCGTATCCGATAAAGCTGCTACCGTCGTCAAAGCCATTGTCGATAAAGTCTACACCTCTGGTGTCGACGTCATGCTCGACACACCTGTGGCACGCTTGCTCGCGCGCGACGGGCAGATAACCGGCGTGCGCCTGACTCGCGGGCAAACGGTGGAAGCGCCAGCCATTGTCATTGCGACAGGCGGCTGCAGCGTCCCGAAAACAGGCAGTACTGGCGACGCGTATCCTTGGGTACAAGCATTCGGCCACACGATTGTCGCGCCTTACCCTACCGAAGTGCCGCTCACGAGCGATGAACCGTTCATTGTCGAGCGCAAGCTCCAAGGGTTGTCCCTGCGCGGCATCGACGCCACCGTCTGGGATGACACCCGCAAAAAGCGCCTGACCACCGAGCACGGCGACATGTTGTTCACACATCTCGGACTCAGTGGCCCTGCCGCGTTGCGCTGCAGCCATTACGTTTCGACGGCGCGGCGCAAGAATCCGCAGGTGTCCCTGTCTGTGACACTCGATCTCTCCCCCACCTCCCCCCGCCCCGCCCTCGAGCAAACGCTCGCGGCCGGCCGAAAGCATCATCCGCGGCGCAGCATCGCGACGCATTTGGGGGAGATGTTTCCGGAGCGGCTGGTGGACTTTATCCTGCACAAGGCGAGCGTCCCGGCGAGCACGCAATTAGCCAACCTGAGCAAAGTCCACCTGGACGCCATCACCGCTTCTATCAAGGCTTGTCCCATCCACATCACCGGGACCCTTCCGCTGGAGCAGGCGACCGTCACAGGCGGCGGCGTGAGCGTGAAAGAGATCGACCCAAAGACCATGCAATCGAAACTCGTGCGCGGCCTCTACTTCGCCGGCGAAGTCATGGACGTCCACGCGCACACCGGCGGCTACAACATCACCGTCGCCTTCTCAACCGGCCACCTCGCTGGACAAAGTGCCGCCGAGCAGGTACTCTCCGCATCCCCCGCGCCCGCTCCGTGA
- a CDS encoding MraY family glycosyltransferase, with protein sequence MPLWLSGVIAFLVAFALAPRMRALAIKWKFVDLPNERKIHHDPLPLLGGAAMFAGIIAVALVGFFWNNWLKTPYAGVMIGAILLFAIGILDDFFKTRGKDFSVSIRFGVQILSALLIPLFGGGIQGFTAPFGGHHFVAFSTVLSVVITVVWIVGVTNVFNFLDGVDGLAAGIAAISATTLFFIAIVKGDALSAWFAIAVTGAAVGFLRHNFYPARIIMGDAGSTVLGYLLGAIASVGAFKSATVISIGVPVLALGVPIFDAVVVVLARAKAGKPVYKPDQSHVHHRLLRAGLSQVQTVTVVYLISACFSLVSMIVLLLTR encoded by the coding sequence ATGCCTCTATGGCTGTCGGGCGTGATCGCATTTTTGGTCGCCTTTGCGTTAGCACCTCGAATGCGCGCGCTGGCCATCAAGTGGAAATTTGTAGATCTCCCCAACGAACGAAAAATTCACCATGATCCTCTGCCGCTATTGGGCGGCGCAGCAATGTTCGCCGGCATTATCGCCGTGGCGCTGGTGGGTTTCTTTTGGAACAACTGGTTGAAAACGCCGTATGCCGGCGTCATGATTGGCGCAATATTACTGTTTGCAATTGGTATCCTCGACGACTTCTTCAAGACGCGGGGCAAAGATTTTTCGGTCTCCATTCGCTTCGGCGTACAAATTCTCTCCGCCCTCTTGATTCCCTTGTTCGGCGGCGGAATTCAAGGATTTACAGCGCCGTTTGGCGGCCATCACTTCGTGGCGTTTTCCACGGTTTTATCGGTGGTTATCACCGTTGTCTGGATTGTTGGCGTGACCAACGTCTTTAACTTTCTCGATGGCGTGGACGGCTTGGCAGCGGGTATTGCGGCGATTTCCGCCACGACGCTGTTCTTCATCGCCATCGTCAAAGGCGACGCCCTCTCCGCCTGGTTTGCCATCGCGGTCACTGGCGCCGCAGTCGGCTTTCTGCGACACAACTTCTACCCTGCGCGAATTATCATGGGTGACGCTGGATCGACTGTCCTTGGCTATTTACTGGGTGCCATCGCATCCGTCGGCGCCTTTAAGTCAGCAACGGTGATTTCGATTGGCGTGCCTGTCCTTGCGCTCGGCGTACCCATCTTCGATGCCGTGGTCGTCGTACTGGCGCGCGCAAAAGCTGGGAAACCTGTCTATAAACCAGATCAGAGTCATGTGCATCACCGCTTGCTGCGCGCTGGCTTGTCGCAAGTGCAAACCGTCACGGTGGTGTATTTAATCAGCGCCTGTTTTTCACTCGTGTCGATGATTGTCCTGTTGCTGACGCGCTGA
- a CDS encoding THUMP domain-containing class I SAM-dependent RNA methyltransferase has product MQSWNLVATCAFGLEALTARELQNLGYETKSENGFVRFTGDDSAIARSNLWLRTAERVFIELASFEAKTFEDLFQGVKNIPWENILPKNAEFPVVGKSVKSILHSVPACQSITKKAVVERLKQAYHQETFEESGALYRIEVSLIKDVATIRIDTSGDGLHRRGYRRLNATAPLRETLAAALVLLSRWDAHRPFWDPMCGSGTIAIEAALYGLRRAPGALRAFAAESWPTLDDAAFPKARDEAASMERNIPLNIIASDVDPDVLDLTYRHLELAHLDGLIEVRKEDARRIQPTDEYGCIISNPPYGERLMSIDETERLYRAIGKTFRTLDTWSVFILTSNPGFERLYGKKADKRRKLYNGRIETQLFQYLGPLPPRPPRA; this is encoded by the coding sequence ATGCAATCTTGGAACCTTGTCGCAACCTGCGCCTTTGGCTTGGAAGCCCTGACGGCGCGCGAACTGCAAAACTTAGGGTACGAAACCAAAAGTGAGAACGGATTTGTCCGATTTACGGGCGACGACTCCGCTATCGCCCGCAGCAACCTCTGGCTGCGTACGGCAGAGCGCGTATTCATCGAACTCGCGTCATTCGAGGCGAAGACCTTTGAAGACCTCTTTCAGGGCGTAAAAAACATTCCCTGGGAAAATATCCTGCCGAAGAACGCGGAATTTCCGGTCGTCGGTAAATCCGTAAAATCGATTTTACATAGTGTGCCCGCCTGCCAAAGTATCACCAAGAAGGCCGTCGTCGAACGGCTCAAGCAGGCATACCACCAAGAGACGTTCGAAGAGAGCGGCGCACTCTACCGCATCGAAGTCTCGCTCATCAAAGACGTCGCGACGATTCGGATCGACACGAGTGGCGACGGCCTGCATCGGCGTGGTTATCGGCGATTGAACGCCACCGCGCCTCTGCGCGAAACCCTCGCCGCGGCACTCGTTTTGCTCAGCCGTTGGGATGCGCACCGCCCATTCTGGGATCCCATGTGCGGATCCGGCACCATCGCCATCGAGGCTGCATTATACGGGCTTCGCCGCGCGCCGGGCGCACTCCGCGCATTCGCTGCAGAGTCTTGGCCGACGCTCGATGACGCCGCATTCCCGAAAGCGCGCGATGAAGCCGCGAGCATGGAACGCAACATCCCGCTCAACATCATCGCGTCGGACGTAGATCCGGACGTGCTCGATTTAACGTATCGCCACCTCGAACTTGCTCACCTGGACGGACTCATCGAGGTGCGCAAGGAAGACGCGCGGCGCATCCAACCCACCGACGAGTACGGCTGCATTATCAGCAACCCGCCATATGGCGAGCGGTTGATGAGTATCGATGAGACAGAGCGACTCTACCGCGCTATCGGCAAAACGTTCCGCACGCTCGACACGTGGTCGGTGTTTATCCTCACGTCGAACCCGGGCTTTGAGCGCCTTTATGGCAAAAAAGCCGACAAGCGGCGAAAACTGTATAACGGCCGCATCGAGACGCAACTCTTTCAATACCTTGGCCCGCTACCACCGCGGCCTCCGCGCGCGTAA
- the acnA gene encoding aconitate hydratase AcnA — translation MGTNHNLFGSKQTLNVGQQSFTYYRLKSLQDEGVADIARLPFSIKILLEAVLRQYDGRVITEEHIRQLANWNAKSPEKADVPFKPARILLQDFTGVPVVVDLAALRSAMHRLGGNPDRINPLVPVDLVIDHSVQVDAFGSDAALEFNINREFERNEERYKFLRWAAKSFDNFSAVPPGTGIVHQVNLEYLAKVVQQRQVNGDVVIFPDSLVGTDSHTTMINGLGVLGWGVGGIEAEACMLGQPLYLLQPEVIGFKLTGRLPEGATATDLALTVVNMLRKKGVVGKFVEFYGSGLSNISLADRATIANMGPEYGATMGFFPVDQESLDYLRSTGRSEELIALVEKYTKEQGLFRTDDMVDPVFTDTLELDLGDVEPSMAGPKRPQDKIFLKDMKSTFENAMNKPVSEGGFGLSEEAQKKVGTVKYADGSTAELHQGATVIAAITSCTNTSNPSVMIGAGLLAKKAAEKGLTTPKYVKTSLAPGSRVVTDYLEKAQLLKPLAELGFDVVGYGCTTCIGNSGPLPDEVSTAIQENDLLVSAVLSGNRNFEGRIHSLVKANYLASPPLVVAYALAGTVDIDLTSEPIGKDKDGNDVFLKDIWPSNQEVQETIRNVVSPEMFRKQYEGVFDGNERWNQLETAQGRLYDWDEQSTYIQEPPFFVGLTADVPDIAPINNARVLALLGDSVTTDHISPAGNIAQKSPAGQYLQEHGVEPYDFNSYGSRRGNHEVMMRGTFANIRIRNQVAPGTEGGYTTYFPTGEVMSIYDASMKYQAENQPLVVIAGKEYGTGSSRDWAAKGTFLLGVKAVIAESFERIHRSNLVGMGVLPLQFKNGESASSLGITGTEKFTIQGLSNDLQPRSEVTVLATREDGSSFTFQTDVRLDSDIEVEYYRNGGILQTVLRNFVREEQNA, via the coding sequence ATGGGAACCAATCACAATCTGTTTGGCTCCAAACAGACCTTGAACGTGGGTCAGCAATCATTTACTTACTATCGTCTGAAATCGCTTCAGGACGAAGGCGTTGCTGATATCGCCCGCCTGCCGTTCTCCATCAAAATCTTGCTGGAAGCCGTTTTGCGCCAGTATGACGGTCGCGTCATCACCGAAGAGCATATCCGTCAATTGGCCAACTGGAACGCAAAATCTCCGGAGAAGGCGGACGTTCCGTTTAAGCCCGCTCGAATTCTTCTGCAGGACTTCACCGGTGTACCTGTGGTCGTCGATTTAGCGGCACTGCGTTCCGCAATGCACCGCCTCGGCGGCAACCCGGATCGCATTAACCCGTTGGTCCCTGTCGATCTCGTCATTGACCACTCCGTTCAAGTCGACGCCTTTGGTTCAGATGCCGCGCTCGAATTCAACATCAACCGCGAATTTGAACGGAACGAAGAGCGTTATAAGTTCCTCCGTTGGGCCGCAAAATCGTTTGACAACTTTAGCGCTGTCCCGCCTGGAACCGGTATCGTCCACCAAGTAAACCTCGAGTACCTGGCAAAGGTCGTCCAACAGCGCCAAGTCAACGGCGATGTCGTCATCTTCCCGGATAGCCTCGTCGGCACCGACTCGCACACGACGATGATCAACGGCCTCGGCGTACTCGGATGGGGCGTTGGCGGTATTGAAGCGGAAGCGTGCATGCTCGGCCAACCGCTCTACCTGTTGCAACCGGAAGTCATCGGCTTCAAGCTGACTGGCCGTTTGCCAGAAGGTGCAACCGCAACCGACCTGGCGCTCACCGTCGTCAACATGCTTCGCAAGAAGGGCGTCGTCGGCAAATTCGTCGAGTTCTACGGATCCGGCCTCTCGAACATCAGCCTGGCTGACCGTGCGACGATTGCCAACATGGGTCCTGAGTACGGCGCGACCATGGGCTTCTTCCCTGTCGACCAAGAGTCGCTCGACTACTTGCGCAGCACAGGCCGTAGTGAAGAGCTCATCGCGCTGGTTGAAAAATACACGAAGGAACAAGGTCTGTTCCGCACGGACGACATGGTAGATCCGGTCTTCACCGACACGCTCGAACTCGACCTAGGCGATGTGGAACCATCGATGGCCGGTCCGAAGCGCCCACAGGACAAGATCTTCCTGAAGGACATGAAGTCGACCTTCGAGAACGCCATGAACAAGCCGGTCAGCGAAGGCGGATTTGGCCTGAGCGAAGAGGCGCAGAAAAAAGTCGGCACGGTGAAGTACGCGGACGGATCGACCGCAGAACTGCACCAAGGCGCTACGGTCATCGCGGCTATCACGAGCTGCACCAACACCTCGAACCCATCTGTCATGATTGGCGCAGGTCTGTTGGCCAAGAAAGCCGCAGAAAAGGGCTTGACGACGCCGAAGTACGTGAAGACGAGCCTCGCACCGGGGTCACGCGTCGTGACGGATTACCTGGAAAAAGCACAATTGCTGAAGCCACTCGCGGAATTGGGCTTCGACGTCGTCGGTTACGGCTGCACCACTTGTATCGGAAACAGTGGCCCGCTGCCGGACGAAGTGAGCACGGCGATTCAGGAGAACGACTTGCTCGTATCCGCTGTTCTCTCGGGTAACCGAAACTTTGAAGGCCGCATCCACTCGCTGGTCAAAGCCAACTACCTCGCGTCGCCGCCGCTGGTCGTGGCTTACGCGCTGGCTGGCACGGTCGACATCGACCTGACAAGCGAGCCGATTGGCAAGGATAAAGACGGCAACGACGTCTTCTTGAAGGATATCTGGCCAAGCAACCAGGAAGTCCAGGAGACCATCCGCAACGTCGTCAGCCCGGAGATGTTCCGCAAGCAATATGAAGGCGTGTTTGACGGCAACGAGCGCTGGAACCAACTCGAAACCGCGCAAGGCCGTCTGTATGATTGGGACGAACAATCCACGTACATTCAGGAACCGCCGTTCTTCGTCGGCCTGACTGCGGATGTGCCAGACATCGCTCCAATCAACAACGCGCGCGTACTAGCCCTGCTCGGGGACTCGGTCACGACGGACCACATCTCGCCGGCTGGCAATATCGCACAAAAGAGCCCTGCTGGCCAATACCTGCAGGAACACGGCGTTGAACCGTACGACTTCAACTCTTACGGATCTCGCCGCGGCAACCACGAGGTCATGATGCGCGGCACGTTTGCAAACATCCGCATCCGCAACCAAGTGGCACCGGGTACGGAGGGTGGCTACACCACCTACTTCCCGACGGGCGAAGTGATGTCTATCTATGACGCCTCCATGAAGTACCAAGCGGAAAACCAACCGCTGGTCGTCATCGCAGGCAAGGAGTACGGTACAGGTTCCTCCCGTGACTGGGCGGCAAAGGGTACCTTCTTGCTCGGCGTCAAAGCGGTCATCGCAGAGAGCTTCGAACGCATCCACCGCAGCAACTTGGTCGGCATGGGCGTACTGCCACTGCAGTTCAAGAACGGCGAAAGTGCTTCGAGCCTCGGCATCACAGGCACGGAGAAGTTCACCATCCAAGGGCTCTCGAACGACTTGCAACCTCGTTCTGAAGTCACTGTACTGGCGACGCGCGAGGACGGATCTTCATTCACCTTCCAGACGGACGTCCGCCTGGATAGCGACATCGAAGTCGAGTACTACCGCAACGGTGGTATTCTGCAAACGGTGCTTCGCAACTTCGTCCGCGAAGAGCAAAACGCGTAA
- a CDS encoding iron-containing alcohol dehydrogenase: MDAFRFQNPTALYYGKGQIEAHLAEEVLKYGKRVLVVYGGGSIKRNGLYDKVMNILHGAGVTTFELSGVEPNPRLTTVHKGVDICRTEHVDLILAVGGGSVLDCSKAIAMGVKYDGDVWEIYARKGQATGALPLGTILTLAATGSEMNAGGVITNWETKEKLGGGSPYTFPKFSFCDPENTYTVPRDQTVYGACDMLAHCFEHYFHKTEHTELQQHLIEGVIKTIVHNTKAALDSPNDYHARETLMYCSTMALNGMINMGLRGDWACHAMEHEVSAIYDIPHGGGLAIIFPHWMEYVKSENPSRFASLATEAFGVNPEGKSTDELADIAIAKVREYYKEIGAPQRLADYDIGDENLETMAAQAVRFGEIGQFKKLGKDDVYNILKAAL, encoded by the coding sequence ATGGATGCATTTCGTTTTCAGAATCCAACGGCGCTGTATTATGGTAAGGGCCAAATTGAAGCCCACCTCGCCGAGGAAGTTTTAAAGTACGGGAAACGCGTATTGGTGGTTTATGGCGGAGGCAGCATTAAGCGAAACGGCCTCTACGATAAGGTGATGAACATTTTACACGGGGCAGGGGTGACGACCTTTGAGTTGTCTGGTGTCGAACCGAACCCGCGTTTGACCACTGTACATAAAGGGGTCGATATCTGCCGTACAGAACATGTCGATCTCATCCTCGCCGTCGGCGGCGGCTCCGTCCTCGACTGCTCGAAAGCCATCGCGATGGGCGTCAAATACGACGGCGATGTCTGGGAGATTTACGCGCGTAAGGGGCAAGCCACGGGGGCATTGCCGTTGGGCACGATTCTGACTTTGGCGGCGACCGGATCAGAGATGAATGCCGGCGGCGTGATTACCAACTGGGAGACGAAGGAGAAGTTGGGCGGCGGATCGCCGTATACCTTCCCGAAATTCTCTTTCTGCGATCCGGAAAATACCTATACGGTTCCGCGTGATCAGACTGTGTACGGCGCCTGCGACATGCTCGCACACTGTTTTGAGCACTATTTCCACAAGACGGAACACACCGAGCTGCAGCAGCACCTGATTGAAGGTGTCATTAAGACGATTGTCCACAACACGAAGGCGGCGCTGGACAGCCCGAATGACTACCATGCGCGGGAGACGCTGATGTACTGCAGCACGATGGCGCTCAACGGCATGATTAACATGGGGCTGCGCGGCGATTGGGCTTGCCACGCGATGGAGCACGAAGTCAGTGCCATCTACGACATCCCACACGGTGGCGGATTGGCGATTATCTTCCCGCACTGGATGGAGTACGTGAAGAGCGAGAATCCTTCGCGCTTCGCTAGTCTTGCGACAGAGGCATTCGGCGTGAATCCGGAAGGCAAGTCCACGGATGAACTCGCAGACATTGCGATTGCGAAAGTGCGCGAGTACTACAAGGAAATCGGCGCGCCACAACGCCTCGCTGATTACGACATCGGCGACGAGAACTTGGAGACGATGGCAGCTCAAGCCGTGCGCTTCGGCGAAATTGGTCAATTCAAGAAGTTGGGCAAGGACGACGTCTACAACATCTTGAAGGCGGCACTGTAA
- a CDS encoding ArnT family glycosyltransferase, translating into MRLALQVRSYAWIRAQPLERVALWGLLVVSILIHLPSLHNPLITIDAWRQTDEESVVFHFVHGAMNLFHPQFFYDGSSGQSVQLELQALPWLTAGLMRLFGWHVPFLHVVPSICFTINVWLVYRVGARLANARKGLVAALCYLLIPYDIYYGQALMPEVFMTTCMLWAVLAFDRWTRKPSWTTTLYCTGVLTLTMLAKLPAVTVLPGILALLVGRCGWRSLVSWKALVCIVVSVGIVYGYMAYEGAHADHTFVSGDTDAYFLKHIGEILNPSKYAQAFIFMSTNALGYAVTLGALISLGQLFYKPAPSTQAVRLFNRVSAWWALGGFCFVTWVATNNALHYYYMVMTVPAALLCANALVTLWRRASRFTRTVVSVLVAGMIAFCAYATPPMYTPAEAAPYALGLHLSRTLPKMADIVWVGPDPMIFDYAKRDGWRWLSGDNPRAFRGWLTDKQQQGAVVVVVEDASQYPRIVSDLQAHDPFAQYAGYTVYRLGR; encoded by the coding sequence ATGCGGTTGGCATTGCAAGTGCGTTCATATGCGTGGATTCGTGCACAACCCTTGGAGCGTGTGGCGTTGTGGGGTCTGCTTGTGGTTTCCATTCTGATTCACCTGCCATCCTTGCACAATCCATTGATAACGATTGATGCTTGGCGACAGACGGATGAAGAAAGCGTCGTTTTTCATTTCGTGCACGGTGCGATGAACCTCTTCCATCCGCAGTTTTTTTACGATGGATCAAGCGGCCAGAGCGTTCAGCTCGAACTGCAAGCCCTTCCGTGGCTGACCGCTGGATTGATGAGGCTATTTGGCTGGCACGTACCGTTCTTGCACGTCGTGCCGTCCATATGTTTCACCATCAACGTTTGGCTTGTCTACCGTGTGGGTGCGCGCCTTGCCAATGCTCGAAAAGGCCTCGTCGCAGCACTCTGCTATTTGCTTATTCCGTACGATATTTACTATGGGCAAGCATTGATGCCGGAAGTGTTTATGACGACGTGCATGCTGTGGGCGGTGCTTGCGTTTGACAGATGGACACGCAAACCGTCCTGGACGACGACTCTGTATTGCACGGGCGTTTTGACCCTCACGATGCTCGCCAAACTTCCCGCAGTGACGGTTTTGCCAGGAATTTTGGCGCTGCTTGTCGGGCGCTGCGGTTGGCGGTCACTGGTCTCGTGGAAAGCGCTTGTGTGTATCGTCGTAAGCGTTGGCATCGTCTATGGATATATGGCATACGAAGGCGCCCACGCCGATCACACGTTTGTAAGCGGGGATACAGACGCCTATTTTTTGAAACACATCGGCGAAATTTTAAATCCGAGTAAGTATGCACAAGCGTTCATCTTCATGTCGACCAACGCGCTTGGGTATGCGGTGACGCTAGGCGCACTCATTTCACTTGGACAACTTTTCTACAAACCCGCACCGTCTACACAAGCCGTACGTTTGTTCAACCGCGTCAGTGCGTGGTGGGCGCTCGGCGGATTTTGTTTTGTCACATGGGTGGCTACAAACAATGCGCTGCACTACTACTACATGGTGATGACGGTTCCCGCCGCCTTGTTGTGCGCCAATGCGTTGGTCACCCTGTGGAGGCGCGCATCTCGCTTCACCCGAACGGTCGTATCTGTTCTCGTCGCAGGGATGATCGCGTTTTGCGCGTACGCCACACCCCCGATGTACACGCCAGCTGAAGCGGCGCCATATGCGCTTGGCCTCCACTTGTCGCGCACGTTGCCCAAAATGGCTGACATTGTGTGGGTGGGGCCGGATCCGATGATTTTTGATTATGCGAAACGCGATGGTTGGCGATGGCTGAGTGGAGACAACCCGCGCGCCTTTCGTGGCTGGCTGACGGATAAACAACAACAAGGGGCAGTTGTGGTTGTCGTTGAAGATGCTTCGCAGTATCCACGCATTGTGTCCGATTTACAAGCGCACGATCCTTTTGCACAATATGCGGGCTATACGGTGTACCGGCTTGGCAGATGA